One Rosa chinensis cultivar Old Blush chromosome 5, RchiOBHm-V2, whole genome shotgun sequence genomic region harbors:
- the LOC112203559 gene encoding uncharacterized protein LOC112203559, with translation MAEQLTWHYNHRSQDGKMRHPVDYLVWKNIDNKWPNFASEPRNLRLGLSLDGFNPFGDFSSRYSYWPVILMTYNLPPSLCMSKENMMLTLLIPGPKQLGNDIDVYLQPLIEDLKELWVRVSVYDEWRDNTFSLKAVLMWTINDFPAYGNLSGYSTKGRKACLVCGVQTCSQWLENGKKHAYMGDRRWLPEDDPFRFKASWFDGTEKHRAKPIQLTGSQVFQVVKDFVNDWGKEKKQKDGEDGKRKRKRQRAEDKTNDLEDDGGVNPFKLTKRWKKRSIFFDLPYWEALLLHHNLDMMHTEKNICESLLGTLLNMKGKTKHNPNSRKDLKKMGIRKNLHLKNDDLSSFKGTTPAYVFLKGERFMKTLKDYVKNRSNPEECIAEKYLAEELTKFCSGYFTQAADVGVQHKRNEDLEDDNVLEGRGFGGKSRPMTPTMLQIAHRYVLMNTIILDPWRKMLKDELKLLDSRLTKNESLLDKKHMKKFSCWLSEMVRTGDSADMPNIVRWLACGPRREVKSCSSFIINGNRFHTKAAEKDTQNSGVFVERDMYCRASAKDTALRLEMVDYYGVIREIILLDYHNFKVPLFHCDWANISNCVKVEDGFTLVNLNQGKHQFERDLFIFASQAKQVFYSRESKTSNWYVVLRAPPRGFYENENLNEVEYIPCAPFDVSQLGHNLDDDNCLRRDSEDVNNNASVISA, from the exons ATGGCTGAACAATTGACCTGGCACTACAATCATAGAAGTCAAGATGGTAAGATGCGCCACCCTGTTGATTATCTGGTATGGAAAAACATTGACAATAAGTGGCCTAACTTTGCATCAGAACCTCGAAATCTGAGACTTGGACTATCATTAGATGGATTCAATCCGTTTGGTGACTTTAGTTCTAGGTATAGTTATTGGCCGGTGATATTGATGACATACAATCTTCCCCCATCTTTATGTATGTCTAAGGAAAATATGATGTTAACATTGCTGATCCCAGGGCCAAAGCAACTTGGAAACGATATTGATGTTTATTTGCAGCCACTTATTGAAGATTTGAAGGAGTTATGGGTAAGGGTAAGTGTGTATGATGAGTGGAGAGATAACACATTCAGTTTGAAGGCAGTTTTAATGTGGACTATCAATGACTTCCCTGCTTATGGGAATTTATCGGGTTATTCCACAAAAGGCAGAAAAGCTTGCCTTGTTTGTGGTGTCCAAACCTGTTCACAATGGctagaaaatggaaaaaaacaTGCTTACATGGGTGATAGGAGGTGGCTTCCTGAAGATGATCCTTTTCGATTTAAAGCTTCTTGGTTTGATGGAACCGAGAAGCATAGAGCAAAGCCTATACAATTAACGGGATCACAAGTTTTCCAAGTTGTCAAGGATTTTGTAAATGAttggggaaaagaaaaaaaacagaaagatggGGAGGAtggcaaaagaaagagaaaaagacagAGGGCTGAAGATAAGACTAATGATTTAGAGGATGATGGTGGTGTGAATCCTTTTAAGCTTACAAAACGTTGGAAGAAGAGATCAATCTTTTTTGATCTGCCATATTGGGAG GCATTGTTATTACATCACAATTTGGATATGATGCATACCGAGAAGAACATTTGTGAGAGCCTTCTTGGAACTCTCTTGAATATGAAGGGAAAAACAAAACATAACCCAAATTCTCGTAAAGATTTGAAGAAGATGGGGATTCGAAAGAATTTGCACCTAAAGAATGATGACCTTAGTAGCTTTAAAGGTACAACCCCTGCATATGTATTTTTAAAGGGAGAGAG GTTTATGAAGACATTAAAGGACTATGTGAAAAATCGTTCGAACCCTGAAGAGTGCATTGCTGAAAAGTATTTAGCTGAAGAACTTACAAAGTTTTGCAGTGGATATTTCACACAAGCTGCTGATGTGGGTGTGCAGCACAAACGCAATGAGGATCTTGAAGATGATAATGTTTTAGAAGGGCGTGGATTTGGTGGGAAGAGTAGACCAATGACTCCAACAATGTTGCAGATTGCACATCGTTATGTTTTGATGAATACGATCATACTTGATCCATGGAGGAA AATGCTTAAGGATGAGCTCAAGCTTTTAGACTCACGTCTTACAAAGAATGAAAGCCTGCTAGACAAGAAGCATATGAAAAAATTTTCTTGTTGGCTGTCCGAAATGGTTAGAACGGGTGATTCCGCTGATATGCCAAATATTGTGAGGTGGCTTGCTTGTGGACCTCGACGGGAGGTGAAGAGCTGTTCAAGTTTTATTATTAATGGAAATAGATTTCATACAAAGGCAGCAGAGAAGGACACTCAAAACAGTGGTGTTTTTGTTGAAAGGGACATGTATTGTCGAGCTAGTGCAAAAGACACTGCTCTAAGGTTGGAGATGGTAGACTACTATGGTGTTATAAGGGAAATAATCCTATTAGACTACCATAACTTTAAAGTGCCTCTCTTTCATTGCGATTGGGCAAATATAAGTAATTGTGTCAAGGTGGAAGATGGATTTACATTAGTTAATCTCAACCAGGGGAAGCATCAGTTTGAGAGGGACCTATTTATTTTTGCATCTCAAGCAAAACAAGTCTTTTACTCAAGAGAGAGTAAGACATCGAACTGGTATGTAGTGCTAAGAGCACCACCAAGAGGGTTTTATGAGAATGAGAACCTTAATGAGGTTGAGTACATACCATGTGCTCCATTTGATGTATCACAACTTGGCCACAATCTTGATGATGACAATTGTTTGAGACGTGATAGTGAGGATGTGAATAATAATGCTTCGGTAATTTCTGCTTGA
- the LOC121049179 gene encoding uncharacterized protein LOC121049179 produces MRQEINETLQISEGGSNSPKASASRGTEDATNSELSNRKPRGKAKALDKGKVIEPIEVEFNERSQPYGKHAAGFATFLGVTARELVPLTIPSWTGKAISDKFKTQIWQHITTYYIVDECHKKAIFQRMAKLWRDYRCLTLKEVRKQAESVGLQTAAAMCKPDNIHSMDASLSFIKSRITPAFMEKCEKFKRMREQKTLLHRTSRKSFACIEDELVRLNKIAHVL; encoded by the exons ATGAGGCAAGAAATAAATGAAACTTTACAAATCTCAGAGGGAGGTTCAAATTCTCCCAAAGCATCTGCTAGTAGAGGAACTGAAGATGCAACAAATTCAGAACTTTCAAACAGAAAACCAAGAGGTAAGGCAAAGGCATTGGACAAAGGAAAAGTAATAGAACCTATTGAAGTAGAATTCAATGAAAGAAGTCAGCCTTATGGGAAACATGCAGCTGGATTTGCTACTTTCCTTGGGGTCACAGCAAGAGAATTAGTACCATTAACAATTCCATCTTGGACTGGAAAAGCGATCTCAGataaattcaaaactcaaaTTTGGCAACACATCACT ACTTATTACATTGTGGACGAGTGTCACAAGAAAGCAATTTTCCAAAGAATGGCTAAGCTTTGGCGAGATTATAGATGCTTGACATTAAAAGAAGTACGAAAGCAAGCTGAATCGGTAGGCCTACAAACAGCTGCTGCCATGTGCAAACCTGATAATATACATTCTATGGATGCGTCGTTAAGTTTTATCAAATCTAGAATTACTCCAGCCTTTATG GAAAAGTGTGAAAAGTTTAAACGGATGAGAGAACAGAAAACTTTACTTCATAGGACAAGCAGAAAAAGTTTTGCTTGCATTGAGGATGAGTTGGTAAGACTGAACAAAATTGCACATGTTCTATGA